A section of the Pseudorasbora parva isolate DD20220531a chromosome 2, ASM2467924v1, whole genome shotgun sequence genome encodes:
- the LOC137094489 gene encoding BEN domain-containing protein 6 isoform X1, translated as MRRKTIAKRILYNGYEGYEETPEDTGARANHVFSQGPAKRRKWRGLNGEDISSYNADYIKFKTKAFEVDKPVGDATRDADFTMEMLGSLQSCSRAELIAMVLSMQREMDGLREQIRSLTACGKLAQTLEELIERSDRWLCGSHEAATPSIPKEPERSRPPSHISPPTVLSGRTDECASSEQQGCGQHEVTQNLQTQRNGTLLEQNVITADILERCNTGITAQKLTNDLLRSLYDRDCLASHSISGIVNSKRGMPKPALPAHEIQAILRTVQRFFPGKTDSEIKGYIRQKLQNEAKRLRKRPRPADGPLVEPGTTFEHCVLTDFGHPQ; from the exons ATGAGGAGAAAAACAATAGCAAAGCGCATCCTGTACAATGGATACGAGGGATACGAAGAGACACCCGAAGACACCGGCGCGAGGGCGAACCACGTCTTCAGT CAAGGACCGGCGAAGAGGAGAAAATGGAGAGGACTAAATGGAGAGGACATCTCATCTTATAATGCTGACTATATTAAGTTCAAAACAAAG GCTTTTGAGGTTGACAAGCCCGTTGGAGATGCAACAAGGGATGCAGATTTTACTATGGAG ATGCTTGGAAGCCTCCAATCATGTTCAAGGGCGGAGCTTATCGCCATGGTGCTCAGTATGCAGAGGGAGATGGATGGTCTTCGAGAACAGATCAGGAGCCTAACAG CTTGTGGGAAGTTGGCTCAGACACTTGAAGAGTTGATCGAGAGGAGTGATAGATGGCTGTGCGGCAGCCACGAAGCTGCAACTCCCAGCATACCAAAGGAGCCCGAGAGAAGCAGGCCACCCAGTCACATTTCTCCTCCAACAGTGCTTAGTGGAAGAACAGATGAATGTGCAAGTTCAGAGCAGCAGGGGTGTGGTCAGCATGAGGTCACACAAAATCTGCAAACGCAAAGGAATGGAACACTTCTGGAACAAAAT GTTATCACTGCTGATATTCTGGAGCGCTGCAACACCGGCATCACCGCTCAGAAACTTACCAATGACCTGCTGCGCAGCCTGTACGACAGAGACTGTCTGGCTTCTCACTCAATCTCGGGCATCGTTAACAGCAAGCGAGGGATGCCTAAGCCAGCTCTTCCGGCTCATGAGATCCAGGCCATTCTGA GGACAGTGCAGCGGTTCTTCCCTGGAAAGACAGATTCAGAAATAAAGGGCTACATTCGACAGAAGCTTCAGAATGAGGCCAAGAGACTTCGGAAAAGGCCACGCCCGGCGGATGGTCCATTGGTGGAGCCAGGAACAACGTTTGAGCATTGTGTGTTGACTGACTTCGGACATCCCCAGTGA
- the LOC137094489 gene encoding BEN domain-containing protein 6 isoform X2, with protein MAFEVDKPVGDATRDADFTMEMLGSLQSCSRAELIAMVLSMQREMDGLREQIRSLTACGKLAQTLEELIERSDRWLCGSHEAATPSIPKEPERSRPPSHISPPTVLSGRTDECASSEQQGCGQHEVTQNLQTQRNGTLLEQNVITADILERCNTGITAQKLTNDLLRSLYDRDCLASHSISGIVNSKRGMPKPALPAHEIQAILRTVQRFFPGKTDSEIKGYIRQKLQNEAKRLRKRPRPADGPLVEPGTTFEHCVLTDFGHPQ; from the exons atg GCTTTTGAGGTTGACAAGCCCGTTGGAGATGCAACAAGGGATGCAGATTTTACTATGGAG ATGCTTGGAAGCCTCCAATCATGTTCAAGGGCGGAGCTTATCGCCATGGTGCTCAGTATGCAGAGGGAGATGGATGGTCTTCGAGAACAGATCAGGAGCCTAACAG CTTGTGGGAAGTTGGCTCAGACACTTGAAGAGTTGATCGAGAGGAGTGATAGATGGCTGTGCGGCAGCCACGAAGCTGCAACTCCCAGCATACCAAAGGAGCCCGAGAGAAGCAGGCCACCCAGTCACATTTCTCCTCCAACAGTGCTTAGTGGAAGAACAGATGAATGTGCAAGTTCAGAGCAGCAGGGGTGTGGTCAGCATGAGGTCACACAAAATCTGCAAACGCAAAGGAATGGAACACTTCTGGAACAAAAT GTTATCACTGCTGATATTCTGGAGCGCTGCAACACCGGCATCACCGCTCAGAAACTTACCAATGACCTGCTGCGCAGCCTGTACGACAGAGACTGTCTGGCTTCTCACTCAATCTCGGGCATCGTTAACAGCAAGCGAGGGATGCCTAAGCCAGCTCTTCCGGCTCATGAGATCCAGGCCATTCTGA GGACAGTGCAGCGGTTCTTCCCTGGAAAGACAGATTCAGAAATAAAGGGCTACATTCGACAGAAGCTTCAGAATGAGGCCAAGAGACTTCGGAAAAGGCCACGCCCGGCGGATGGTCCATTGGTGGAGCCAGGAACAACGTTTGAGCATTGTGTGTTGACTGACTTCGGACATCCCCAGTGA